Proteins encoded in a region of the Takifugu flavidus isolate HTHZ2018 chromosome 10, ASM371156v2, whole genome shotgun sequence genome:
- the LOC130533063 gene encoding complexin-3-like has translation MNSVARVKKSLRAPIKKLANCVSGLKGRGPGAKRWNRRGRGGPPPHRAAGCREPPTVRSYQADVEKERQLREAANAQKNAQRAAMRAHFRRKYQLSENSKDTNRLRTVGGKPSLPRELSKIIHPEANPKDSSFNLLRAFQGLSVGTATRAERHRSRGSAPAGRGEACKVM, from the exons ATGAACTCCGTGGCCAGAGTGAAGAAGTCGCTCAGGGCGCCCATCAAGAAGCTGGCCAACTGTGTGTCAGGGCTGAAGGGGAGGGGGCCCGGGGCCAAACGCTGGAACAGGAggggcagag gaggaccccccccccaccgagccgctggctgcagagagccgccgACTGTCCGCTCGTACCAGGCAGATgtggagaaagagaggcag CTGCGGGAGGCCGCGAACGCTCAGAAGAACGCGCAGAGAGCGGCGATGAGAGCTCACTTCAGGAGGAAATATCAGCTCTCCGAG AACTCCAAGGACACGAACCGCCTTCGGACCGTCGGAGGGAAGCCGTCGCTCCCCCGCGAGCTGTCGAAGATCATCCATCCTGAAGCCAACCCCAAGGACTCTAGCTTCAATCTGCTGCGCGCCTTCCAAGGCCTCAGCGTTGGCACGGCGACGCGCGCTGAGAGACATCGCAGCAGAGGTTCTGCTCCAGCAGGCAGGGGAGAAGCCTGTAAGGTCATGTGA